The Flavobacterium johnsoniae genomic sequence ACGTCATTGGTTCTTCCAATTAATTTTTTTAGAATCGGTTTTTGCGGAGTGCTTTTTTTATCTAGAATTCCAATATCGCCAATTTCATATCTTATAAAAGGATGAGCTTTGTTGAAAAGAGAAGTAATCACAATTTTTCCTTCTTCCCCGTAAGGGAGAACATTATTATTTTCATCTAAAATTTCTACAAAAAGCGTTTCAGAATTTATTTGCCATTCGCCTTCAAGATTTTCAAAAGCAATTAAATCCAATTCGGAAGCACCGTATTCACGGATAATTGGAATTCCGAATTGTTTTTCCAGCAGTTTTTTATCCGAATCAAAAAGCATTTCTGAAGTAACAAAACACGCTTTTAAAGTCGGACAAATTTCGTTCAAAACGATATTTTTATTTTCTAAATATTTGGCAAAGAAAACGATAGAACTTGTATAACCGTTGATGTAATCGAATTTTTTCGTTTTGAATTTCTGTAGAAATTTTTCTAGAATTTCATCTGATAAATCAAAAACCGGAAAACGAAAACGATGCGTCAAAAAATCTTTGAAACGTTCTTTTTTGTATCCAATAAAATCTAAAGGAATGCCATAAAAACGTGCTTGAAAAGAATGGTTAAAATCAATTCTAAACCATCCAAAACGCATAATAATCGAAGACCAAGTTAAAGCGTGAGCATATTTATCTTTCGCAAAAACAAACGGAGTTCCGCTCGATCCAGAGGTTTTGTTGAGGTAAATGTTTTTTTGGGAATATCCTTTT encodes the following:
- a CDS encoding phenylacetate--CoA ligase family protein, whose product is MIRLFDLSLQLNGFPIKKAKAELNKIVHFSEEEYNSFLENKKNEIVDFHLKNNNFYKELVGNTTFKNWEDLPILNKQNLQKPLEERLSKGYSQKNIYLNKTSGSSGTPFVFAKDKYAHALTWSSIIMRFGWFRIDFNHSFQARFYGIPLDFIGYKKERFKDFLTHRFRFPVFDLSDEILEKFLQKFKTKKFDYINGYTSSIVFFAKYLENKNIVLNEICPTLKACFVTSEMLFDSDKKLLEKQFGIPIIREYGASELDLIAFENLEGEWQINSETLFVEILDENNNVLPYGEEGKIVITSLFNKAHPFIRYEIGDIGILDKKSTPQKPILKKLIGRTNDVAILPSGKKSPGLTFYYVTKSIIEDDGNVKEFIIKQTKIDAFEIEYVAEKELVSEQIQKIKGAIDLYLEPNLNFTFTRKSVLERSNSGKLKQFQSYL